A genome region from Choloepus didactylus isolate mChoDid1 chromosome 14, mChoDid1.pri, whole genome shotgun sequence includes the following:
- the LOC119508689 gene encoding cytochrome c1, heme protein, mitochondrial produces MAAAAASLRGAVLGPRGAGIPGARTRGLLCCARPGQLPLRTPQAVSLSSKPGLSRGRKVMLSALGMLAAGGAGLAVALHSAVSASDLELHPPSYPWSHRGLLSSLDHTSIRRGFQVYKQVCSSCHSMDYLAYRHLVGVCYTEDEAKALAEEVEVQDGPNEDGEMFTRPGKLSDYFPKPYPNPEAARAANSGALPPDLSYIVRARHGGEDYIFSLLTGYCEPPTGVSLREGLYFNPFFPGQAIAMAPPIYNEVLEFDDGTPATMSQVAKDVCTFLRWAAEPEHDHRKRMGLKMLMVMGLLFPLIYAMKRHKWSVLKSRKLAYRPPK; encoded by the exons atggcggcggcggcggcttcGCTTCGCGGGGCGGTCCTGGGCCCGCGAGGCGCGGGGATCCCGGGCGCGCGGACCCGGGGGTTGCTGTGCTGTGCGCGGCCCGGGCAGCTCCCGCTGCGGACGCCTCAG GCAGTCTCCTTGTCGTCAAAGCCCGGCCTGTCCCGGGGCCGGAAGGTGATGCTGTCAGCGCTAGGCATGTTGGCGGCAGGGGGTGCCGGGCTGGCCGTGGCTCTGCATTCTGCCGTGAGTGCCAGTGACCTGGAGCTGCACCCTCCCAGCTATCCCTGGTCTCACCGTGGCCTCCTCTCCTCTCTGGATCACACCAG catCCGGAGGGGCTTCCAGGTATATAAGCAGGTGTGCTCCTCCTGCCACAGCATGGACTACCTGGCTTACCGCCACCTGGTGGGCGTATGCTACACGGAGGATGAAGCCAAGGCGCTGGCTGAGGAG GTGGAGGTGCAGGATGGCCCCAACGAGGACGGGGAGATGTTCACGCGGCCAGGGAAGCTGTCCGACTACTTCCCAAAACCATACCCCAACCCTGAGGCTGCTCGTGCTGCCAACAGCGGGGCTCTGCCCCCCGACCTCAGCTACATCGTGCGAGCTAG GCACGGCGGTGAGGACTACATTTTCTCTCTGCTCACTGGCTACTGTGAGCCACCCACTGGGGTGTCGCTGCGAGAAGGCCTTTACTTCAACCCCTTCTTCCCTGGCCAGGCCATTGCCATGGCGCCCCCCATCTACAATGAAGTTTTAGAGTTTGACGATG GTACTCCAGCCACCATGTCCCAGGTGGCTAAGGATGTCTGCACCTTTCTGCGCTGGGCAGCTGAGCCAGAGCATGACCATCGCAAACGCATGGGACTCAAG ATGTTGATGGTGATGGGTTTGCTGTTCCCTCTTATCTATGCCATGAAGCGGCACAAGTGGTCAGTTCTGAAGAGCCGGAAGCTGGCCTATCGGCCGCCCAAGTGA